A genomic segment from Lutzomyia longipalpis isolate SR_M1_2022 chromosome 3, ASM2433408v1 encodes:
- the LOC129791688 gene encoding uncharacterized protein LOC129791688 isoform X2 has product MAVMRKCCFCWDLRIGGIVLGVFSAIFSLASIAYCTWMIVEMEIQNWRGRPVVQNYYQKRLEDEIILYRLISEIILGIGIFVHIAIFISSILLISGAKKEKRNRIVPYLIFQWFGIIGTALYCFFHGSTSVKEGRSQQGTITIVVGCIYIVFAFYFWFCVLALYQTIRDNQRHNPRVPQHQQERHAAYSPV; this is encoded by the exons ATGGCCGTTATGAGAAAATGCTGCTTCTGCTGGGACCTTCGCATTGGAGGGATTGTTCTTGGGGTCTTCTCGGCAATCTTCTCCCTGGCCAGCATTGCTTACTGCACGTGGATGATTGTTGAGATGGAAATCCAGAACTGGCGTGGACGTCCTGTTGTGCAGAATTACTACCAGAAGCGTCTTGAGGATGAGATAATCCTCTACCGTCTCATCTCGGAGATCATCCTCGGCATTGGAATCTTCGTTCACATTGCCATCTTCATCTCCAGCATCCTCCTCATTTCAGGAGCTAAAAAG gagAAACGCAACAGAATCGTGCCATACTTGATCTTCCAGTGGTTTGGCATTATTGGTACGGCCCTCTATTGCTTCTTCCATGGCTCAACGTCCGTCAAGGAGGGTAGATCACAGCAGGGAACCATTACAATCGTCGTGGGATGCATTTACATTg tttttgcattttacttCTGGTTCTGCGTTTTGGCTCTGTACCAGACAATCCGGGATAATCAGAGACACAATCCTCGTGTTCCGCAGCATCAACAGGAGCGACATGCTGCCTATTCTCCTGTATAa
- the LOC129791688 gene encoding uncharacterized protein LOC129791688 isoform X1 — translation MPLFNKCCCCISLPTGGVILGVLGVISSLFAIVLPVFGLVYLDVLFDAAKQAREDAARDAATGILVGNMTENSEFDGVTDEQLDLARLLLTIIFIIMIIVNIFVLISAILLIIGAKRKRREFILPYLITDAFGIAFTLLYFINNAANGVNLGQTIVSAIIYFFLAGYLWLCVFSLYQWIKESSRPTPTVRHHYPEQQAVYSTMA, via the exons ATGCCCCTTTTCAATaaatgctgctgctgcatttCCCTCCCAACTGGGGGAGTAATTTTGGGTGTTCTTGGTGTCATTAGTTCCCTCTTTGCCATCGTTTTACCCGTCTTTGGGCTCGTCTATCTGGATGTTTTATTTGATGCAGCCAAACAAGCCCGCGAGGACGCCGCCAGAGATGCCGCCACGGGGATTTTGGTGGGAAATATGACGGAAAATTCGGAATTTGACGGTGTTACGGATGAGCAACTGGATCTTGCTCGTTTGCTGCTCACGATAATATTCATCATAATGATTATCGTTAACATTTTTGTCCTCATCAGTGCCATTCTTCTCATCATTGGAGCTAAAAGG aAACGAAGGGAATTTATTCTTCCATACCTCATTACGGATGCCTTTGGAATTGCCTTTACGCTCCTCTACTTCATTAACAATGCTGCAAATGGTGTAAATCTTGGCCAAACAATCGTATCagctattatttatttct TTCTTGCTGGGTATCTGTGGCTCTGTGTTTTCTCACTCTACCAATGGATTAAGGAGAGTAGTCGTCCAACTCCAACAGTCAGGCACCACTATCCTGAGCAACAGGCTGTGTACTCCACAATGGCTTGA